The nucleotide window ACCGGGGATTCTCCTCCCGTTCCCGACCCAGCAGCACCCGCACCACCGCCGGAGTCAGGTTGTCATACCGGATCATGCCCGTCGGGACTCCACCGAGCCGGTCGAAGGCCTTCACATGACCGTCGAGAAACGACTCCTGAGCCTGGTTGGCGTAAGCAATGTGCACGGCTTTACCCGAATGCGATAGGCGCAGAATGAACATCCACAGCTTCAACCACACCCCACCGATGAGGGCGTAGAACTCCCCGAAGTCGACCTCGGCTTCAGCCGCCGGGGCATGGGTTTGAGGAACCTTGACCTCCAACGACTGATCGAAAATGTCCCGGCGCAGCTTCGCGACCAGGGTTCGCACACTCGACTCCGCAACCTCGACTCCTTCCTCCTCGACGAGGCGCTGCCAGACCCGCCGGGCGGTATGACGCTGCTTCCGAGGGACCTCTTTGTCAGCAACTAACCAAGCCCGGACGGTGGCAACGTGCTCACCGAGGACTGGTGCTACCCTCTCCGGAGTCTTCCGCCGCGGTGGTACCGCATCCGCCAACGCCTGACGTACCGTCCTGCGGTGGACCTTGTACTTTTGGGCTAACTGTCGAATCGACATCTCATGGTCTCTGTGGTCTCGTCGGATATTCTCGAATTGCTCCACTCTCGACATCTCCTTCATATGCCCCACCTCTTCGTGAACGTCTTGGTCGACATCACGAACGGTACGGCTGGTAGGTCGGGGGTGGGGCCAAATCAGAGGATCATTTTTGCTCCAAGTGGGGCCATTTCAGACTGTCACACTCAGTCTGCCTTGAGACTGGCAACAATGCGTGCTTTCACAGCTGCCCTTTTTGCCTCAAGGCCCGCAGTTTTTTCAAGTAAGCGTTCTCCGCTTCAGCCCGCAGCAGCCGGTCTTGCAGCTGCCGATACTCGGCCAGGCTGATGTCCTCGACATGCGTCTTCTTCGCCATCAGGTCTGGCTTCGACGGTGCCGGATCAGCATCGGGGTCCTGACCGTTGTCGAGGGCTCGTATTCGTGCTGTCTTGCCTTTGGCCGGCGGCGGTGTCACGAACGCGTCTTCGCCCTTGTCCCGGTATTTCTTCGCCCAATCAACCACGGTACGCGAGGACGCCAAACCGAGCTCTTGAGCCAGGACGACTTTGTGTTCGCCGTCGAGGTACCGTTTCGCAGTCGCGATCTTCGTCTCTGCCGGTATGCGGCGGGGCTGGTGCGGTTCCATGACCGATATTGTTCCACGCACCAGCCACCGGTCGTGGAGGAGTTTGAGCGTGGGTTTATGCACGTCGAGCTTCGTGGCTGTCGCGGCATAGCCGTGCCCTTTGTCGAAGAGGTCGATCGCGGCCCTGGCTTGTTCGTCTGTGATCAGACAGTCCTTACGCATGGAGTGGTCCCTTCAAGTTGTCTTGTGTTGATCACAGTCCAACTTTCGGGGACCACTCCATCGCTAGGTTGCTGGGGCGCCGTCAGGTAGTAAGGGGAGTGTGTAGCGTGGGGTTATGCAGAAGATGACACGCGCCCAGGCGCGCAGGACGGCCATCGCGGCGACCGGGCTCGATCGGCCGCGACCGGAGCGCGTGACTGCTCGCCACCTGAAATCTGTGTTCGAGACCATGGGGCTGACCCAGATCGATTCCGTGGCACGCGTCGTCCGCTCCCATTACCTGCCCTTCTTCTCCCGCCTGGGACCGTATCCGCGGGAGACGCTCGACCGGCTGTTCTACCGCTCGCCGAGGATGGGCGTCGAATACTGGGCACATGCCGCGGCGTTCGTGCCCCCACAGACGTGGAAGCACTTCGCGGGCAGCCGCACCGAATGGTGGCGCAACGACTACGGACAGCGCCACCCCGAGTCCGGGCCGGCCTTCCGCGAACTGCAGGCCGCCGTCCTCGAGGTGCTGGCCGAGCGCCCGAAGACGGCACGTGAGGTCGGCGAACTCGTCGACCACGATCTGCCCGAACGTCACCGCGGGCATTGGGGATGGAACCCGAGCCAGGTGAAACTCGCCCTCGAAGCACTGTTCGCCGGAGGCATCGTCAGCAGCGCCGGCCGCAATGATCACTTCGAACGCATCTACGCGCTCACGCACCAGGTGTCGCCAGATCTGCCCGAGACGCCTCTGGCCTTCGGCGCCGCGGACGAGCCGCAGCTGGGACTCGATCCTGCCGCCCCCAGGCACCGGGGAGTCTCCGGCGTCGACAATGACGTCCTCGCCCTGACCCGCACCGCTGCACGCGCACTGGGCATCGCCCGCCCCGACGACATCGCCGACTACTTCCGACAGCTGCGCGCACCCACCGATGCTGCCATCACCGAACTGCTTGCGACCGGGGAGCTGCGCGACGTCGAGGTCGACGGCGTTCCCGCTCTGCGCTGGCACGCGGCGCGCACCCCGCGAACGGTGAAGGCTCGGGCACTGCTGGCGCCATTCGATCCGCTCGTCTTCCACCGCCCGCGCCTCGAATGGCTCTTCGACTTCCACTACCGCATCGAGATCTACACCCCGGCACCGAAGCGTGTGCACGGGTACTACGTGACGCCGTTCCTCCTCGGCGATCGGATCGTCGGACGTGTCGATCTGCACCGGGACCGTGCGGCGGGGATCCTGCGCGCACACCGGGTGACATGGGAACCGGGGGAGGAGCACACCGAGGAACTCCTCGCAGAGCTCTCCACGATGGCCGGATGGCTGGGCCTGACCGGCGTGGACCTCGAAGGCACTCACCTGCCATTAAGCTAGAGACTATACAGTCGTTCGAGTTGTTGTCCGGCAGTCATGCCGATTAGGAGAAAAGTGGCTAATTTCCTCGAGAAGCTTCTGCGCACAGGCGAAGGCAGAACTCTGAAGAAGCTCCGCCGATACACGGACGCCATCAATGCGCTGTCCGATGAGTTCAGTGAGATGACCGACACTGAGCTGCGTGAGGAAACCGGCCGGTTCAAGGAGCGCTACAAGGACGGAGAGAGCCTCGACTCCCTCCTGCCCGAAGCGTTCGCCACCGTGCGCGAGGCATCGAGCCGCACCCTGGGCCTGCGCCACTTCGACGTCCAGCTCATGGGCGGGGCGGCCCTGCACATGGGCAATATCGCGGAGATGAAGACCGGTGAAGGCAAGACCCTCGTCGCCACCGCTCCGGCGTATCTCAACGCACTGACCGGTGACCCGGTCCACATCATCACGGTCAACGACTATCTGGCCACCTACCAGTCCGAGCTCATGGGACGCGTGTTCCGCTTCCTCGGTATGGAGACCGGCTGCATCCAGGCGAACATGCCGTCTGATCTGCGCCGCAAGCAGTACGCCGCGGACATCACCTATGGCACGAACAACGAATTCGGCTTCGACTACCTGCGCGACAACATGGCCTGGTCCGCCGATGAGCTCGTCCAGCGCGGACACGCCTTCGCCATCGTCGATGAGGTCGACTCGATCCTCATCGATGAGGCACGCACCCCGCTCATCATCTCCGGTCCGGCCGAAGGAGATTCGAACCGCTGGTACGGAGAGTTCGCGAAGGTCGTCAAGAGGCTGAAGACCGACCGCGACTACGAAGTCGATGAGAAGAAGCGCACCGTCGGTGTGCTCGAGCCCGGCATCGAACGCGTCGAGGACTACCTGGGCATCGGCAACCTCTACGACGCCGAGAACACTCCGCTCATCAGCTTCCTCAACAACGCCATCCGCGCCAAGGAGCTGTTCAAGAAGGACAAGGACTACGTCGTCCTCGACGGCGAAGTCCTCATCGTCGACGAGCACACCGGACGTGTGCTCAAGGGCCGCCGCTACAACGAAGGCCTCCACCAGGCCATCGAGGCGAAGGAAGGGGTGAAGGTCCAGGCGGAGAACCAGACGCTGGCCACGATCACCCTGCAGAACTTCTTCCGCCTCTACGACAAGCTCTCAGGCATGACCGGTACGGCCGAGACCGAAGCCGCGGAATTCATGTCGACCTACAAACTCGGCGTGGTCCCGATTCCGACGAACAAGCCGATGCAGCGCGTCGACCAGTCTGACTTCGTCTACAAGAACGAGGTCGCGAAGTTCGCCGCCGTCGTCGACGACATCGTCGAACGACACGAGAGCGGCCAGCCGGTCCTCGTCGGCACGACCAGCGTGGAGAAGAGCGAATACCTCTCCAAGCACCTGGCCAAGCGCGGCGTCAAGCACGAAGTCCTCAACGCGAAGAACCATGCTCGTGAGGCGTCGATCGTCGCGATGGCCGGACGCAAGGGCTCGGTCACCGTGGCCACGAACATGGCCGGTCGCGGCACCGACATCATGCTCGGCGGCAATGCCGAATTCCTCGCCGTCGCCGAAATGGAGAAGCGCGGACTCGACCCGGTCGAGAACGAGGACCAGTACGAGGCCGAATGGCAGGACGTGCTCAAAGATGCCGAAAAGAAGGTCAAGGCCGACGCCGAGGAGGTCGTCGAACTCGGCGGTCTCTACGTCCTCGGCACCGAACGCCACGAATCCCGGCGCATCGACAACCAGCTGCGCGGACGTTCCGGTCGCCAGGGAGATCCCGGTGAATCCCGGTTCTACCTGTCTCTGACCGATGACCTCATGCGCCTGTTCGGCTCGGGTGCCGCCGAACGCATCATGGCCACGGCGAACGTGCCCGATGATGTGCCGCTGGAATCGAAGATGGTCAGCCGCGCCATCCTCTCCGCCCAGTCCCAGATCGAACAGCGCAACGCTGAGCAGCGCAAGAACGTCCTCAAATACGATGACGTGCTCAACCGGCAGCGCACCGTCATCTACGATGAGCGTCGCCGCGTCCTCGACGGAGCCGACCTCGAAGAGCAGGTCGCGAACTTCCGCGAAGAGGTCATCGACGCCTATGTCGCCGAGGCGACGACGGGCCCGGTCGAAGACTGGCAGATCGACGAACTCTTCGAAGCCCTCGATAAGATCTACACTCCCTCGATCACCTCCGAGGACCTCGCCGAGGAGCTCGGCGGGCTCGGCAATCTCACGAAGAACCGCCTCAACCAAGAGATCCAGTCCGATATCGCAGTGTTCTACTCCCAGCGTGAAGAGGAACTCGGTGAGGACGCCACCCGCGAACTCGAACGCCGGGTTGTGCTCTCCGTCATCGATAAACGCTGGCGTGAGCACCTCTACGAGATGGACTACCTCAAGAACGGCATCGGACTGCGTGCGATGGCGCAGAAGGATCCGCTGGTGGAGTACCAGCGTGAGGGCTTCGAGATGTTCAAGACCATGCAGGATGGGATCAAGGAGGACGTCGTTCGCCTGACGAATACTCTGCAGGTCCAGGTGAGCTCCTCGGCGGCAGAGTCCGGCGAGGATTCCGAAGTCGAAGTCGATGCAGAGGAGCTGCGGCACACGACTCCGAAGATGCAGCTCTCAGCCCCTTCGGAAGACGGCTCCTCTTCGATCTCCGAATCCGAGGACGACGACGAACCGGCTCCGGCCAACCGTGCTCAGCGACGGGCGAAGAAGAAGGCCAGGAACTGAAACCGACGGCGCGCAGCCCTCACATGGTCTGCAGCGCCGTCAGCGTCCACCGGGTGGTGAGCAGCTCCAAACGGACTGCCACCGCCCGGATTCGGTTCGGGGTGCGCACGATGACCGTGACCTCGGCGACCCCCGAACTCACTCGACACACCTGCGTCCGACCAGGCTGCACCGCCCGCTGGCTGCCGAGCTCGCTAGCCGGCCGACGCGGTGCCACCTCGGCGCGCAGCTGCGCACGGTGATCGATCTTGGCCAACAGCTCCGGGTCGACCCACCGGGCGATCGTGTCGCTGCGTCGGACTCCGGAGAGGACTTCGAGGCAAGCGACGGCCAACGAGGCGGCCGTGGCCGCGATCCGCTGTCGTTCGTCAGCGGCCTCACCGCTGAGCCCGATGACCCGAGCGGTCGCCGATGGCCCCGCCGATGAGGTCGACAATGGGGTGGCCCGTCGCCGAGGCGGTGTCGTCGGAGCCTGCGGACGGGTGAGGATGAGCGGGGCGGTCATGGCTGAATCTCCAATCTCTGACCCGCGATGATGAGGCTGGGATCGGGGCCGATGATCTCGCGGTTGGCGGTATAGACTTCGTCGACGAGCTGCGGGGTGTCGTCGGGGGACTCGGCCAGTGAGGCCGCGATCGACCACAGGCTCTCTCCGTCTTCGACGACGTGCACGGTATTCGGGGGAACCGCGGGGTCCGGGTGGGACTCTGCACTGTCCGGGTTCTCCGGTGCACCGGCGTGGTCGTCGTCAGGTTCCCGCTGGTCGTGCTTCGGCGGGTCAGATGCGTCCTCCGGGGGCGGTTCTCCCGGCGGCGGTTCGGTGGGCCAGGCGGGATCGGGCAATCCGGATCCGGAGGGCGCATCATCCTCGAGGGTCGGCCACCCGGGATCTGCGGGCGCGACCGCCACCGGGCGAAGCACTTCCGAATGGGCAGCGGTGGTTCCGTCGACGTCTGAGACCGGAACGGCGTGAACGGCCTGGAGGGCGACTCCCGTCGATGCGACGGCGAGCACGCTCGAGGCCAGCAGCCTCGGTGTGACCCTGAGGACGCACCCCGCCAGGCGCGATCTGAGTCGACCGGAGGGCAGAAGCCTCAGAAGAAGAGCGAGAAGTGAGACGAGCCCGAGGCGTGAGAATGCCAGTACAGCGGTTCCGATGACGGCGATGACGACGAGATCGCTCGTCGTCCACGGCTGCGGAAGCTGTGCCCAGGCGGCGCCGAACGACCCGAGCAGAACCAGCCAGGAACCTGCGCATGCGATCAAGAGATACATCTAGACATCCTCCGTTGGATATAGAATCCAATGATGCTGTTAGATGTTATTTGTTGTCAATAGATCGATGACAACTACACCCGTGTAGTTCTCATGTGTTTCGCTTCGGGTCTTGAAAGTCGACTACAGCTGGGGCAGGCTTAGCGATTATGGATGATCGCATCGATGCACTCCTGGCGGACGTCGAAGCCGCCGAGGCCGCCGCTGGGCGGCATGCCAGAAGGGGAGAGCTCGGTGACGAGGTGGCCGCTCAGGCCTCCGAGCTCACACTGCGGGAACGGCTGCGAGGTTCGCTCGGGCACAGGGTTCATGTGGTTCTGCCGGGGCGAGAGGTCATCGGTCTGGCCTGCTTCCTCGGTCGGGGCATCATCGTCGTCGACGGTCCCGAATTCTCCGTCATCGCGACCAGTTGGATCCGCGGGCTGCGGTCGGACTCGCGAGCCCACCGTTTCGAAGCCGGTGGGCTGGAACGTCTGGGTCTGGGGTCGGCGCTGCGTCGATGGGCGGCGATGCACGTGGAAGTCTCGATCGACGTCGCCGATCGGCCCGCGCCCGTGCGCGGTCTGTGCGCTCTGGTCGGAGCCGACTATGTCGAGATCGCAGGACGGATCATCCCGTTCGCGGCGATCGTATCCGCCCACGCCCGGTCCAACCCCTTCGGGTGAGTCCGCGATGGAATCGAGCACACGGGAAGCGGCGGACTCAGTCCTCGATGGAACCGGTCTTGATCTGGTACTCGGTGCGCTCGTACATGCGCTGAATATAGGCTTCGATCTCCGACTTCTCGACGCGCCACTGGCCGCGTCCGCCGACCTTGATCGCACGGAGGTCGCCCGAGCGGACCAAGGCCCTGGCCTGGGCGATCGAGACATTGAGCAGTTCGGCCACATCAGTCAGTGGCAGGAAGCGGCTTTCGACGACCATGAGGTGACTTCTCCCATTCCAAAGGTCAGTGTGCTTGGTGATGCGTTTTGCCGAAAACATTGCTTTGGCATCATTTGATGCTCAATACTATCACTGAGAAACAGTTTCTGTCAGAGAAAATTTTCGCGAACCTGGAGACGCAATGGAGCTCTCGAAACGAATCCGCCGCCCCAAATGGACCGACACGAGGCTCCTCGTGGGCGCGATGCTCGTCGTTCTCGCTGTGATCGGGACCTACCTGCTCATCACTTCGGCGAACTCCACCACCCGGGTCTGGGCGAGTGCTCGCGCGCTCGTCCCCGGCGAGGCCCTTGAGACGGCAGACCTCACGGTCGCCGAGGTCAACCTCGCGGACATCGGCGGCAAATACCTGTCGGCGGATGAGGAACTGCCCTCCGGGACGAGCGTGCGCAGCGTGGTCGCCGCTGGCGAGCTGCTCGCCGCTTCTGCGGTGGCGCCGTTGACGGAGCTCGAGGGACGCGTCGTCGCCATCGACGTCGCCGGCTCCGTCCCCAGCGTCGTCGACGCGGGAAGCCTCGTCGACGTGTGGGCGCAGCCGGAGCAGAACGGTCTCGACGATGACGGGACCAAGCCGCGTCAGCTCGTCGACTCCGCACCGGTCGCTCACATCACGCGAGACGTCGGGAGCTTCGGGGTCGGAGACGGGGCGCGGATCGAGGTCTTCGTCGGAACGGGGGAGCTGGCCGATGTGCTGGCCGCCCTCGACGGCCGCAGCGTGCTGTCCGTGGTCGGTGCACCCTCTGCCGCACAGGCAGATGGCGGTCGGTGATGACTCAGGTCCTGCTCGCCGTCGACTTCGAATACGACCTCATCCTCTTCGAGCTGCTCAGCGACATCGACGATGTCACCATCGTCGCCCGTCCCGCCGACGAGGTGGAGCTCTTGGCCCATTGCCGGACGGGCAGCGCCGAGGTCGTCATCATCGGCCGCTATTTCCCCGGACTCGATGCCGAGGTCGTCGCCGCGGTCAGCGCTGCCGGAGCGAAGGTGCTCGGCTTCGGCGACGACGGCGAAGTGCTCGCCGGGCTCGGCATCACCGCATGGGTCGGCACCGACGCCGATGCGGACGAAGTGGCCACGGCCCTCGACGACCTCCGAGCCTCGACAGTCGTTCCGCCGCGGCCATCGGCACCACCCGGACCGGTGGGCGGCCAGGGCATGACGGTCACTGTGTGGGGGACCGGTTCGTCCCCGGGGCGCACACTCACTGCGGTCAACCTCGCAGACGAGGCCGCTCGGCTCGGCCGGCGCAGCGTCATCGTCGACGCCGACACGGTCTCCGGGATGGTCGCGGCGACGCTGGGTCTGACCGAGGAGTCCTCACATCTGGCCAGCCTGTGTCGGGCGCAGACCGACAGATCCGGTCACCTCGACGCGCATGCGGTTCCCCATGCGGTGGTCAGCCAGGACCTCCACGTGATCACGGGACTGACGAAGCCTGAACGGTGGCCGGAGATCCGGGCCTCGGTGCTCGAGACCGTGCTGCGCCGACTGGTGAAGATCTACGATCTCGTCGTCGTCGATGTCAGCGACCGCATCGACCCCGATGATGAGATGGCCGATCCCTTCTACGACCGGCACTGTGCGACACGGGCCGCGCTCGAAGCCGCCGACGTCGTTCTCGTGCTCGCCGCGGGGGAGCCGATCGGTCTGCAGCGGCTGGTCAAGCTGCTGAGCACGCCGCGAGCCGAAGAGCTGCGGGAGAAGATGCGATTGGTGATCACGAAGATGCGCGCCGGGGCGGTGGGCTCTCCGCCCGAAGCGAGAGTCCGCGAGGTCCTCGATCGCTTCGTCCGCGTCACCCCCGACTACGTGCTCAGTGATGATCGGGTCACCGCCGACGCCGCAATGCTGGCGGGCAGGACCCTGCACGAACAGAATCCGCGCTCAGTGCTCTGCCAGGAGATCGCCGCCATGGCCGAAGACCTGCTGCCCGGCCGCAGGCGGTCGCGAAGATCCGGGGGCGGACGCAGGCGGCGCAGCGTCCCTGAGCAGGGCTCGGGCCGCCGCGGCGGCAGCGTCACGGTGCAGGGACGACGAGACTAGGATGAGGGGCATGGCCATCCGCTGCTACATCCCGACCACCCTGACCGCCTTGCGCACGGGACTGACCGAGGCCCGCGCCGTCGCTCCCGACGAACACGGCCGCAGCCTGCGCGGCGAAGAGCTCGAGACCGCAGAATTCGACGCCATGTGCATCGCTGCCGCCCTCGCCGCCGACGCGGCGTTCGAGCCTGCGGGCTCGGGGACCGTGCCCGCGGAACGGCCGGATGAAGGTGCCGTCGCCGCGGAGTCCCTCGCCGAGGCGGGCCCCGCCCCGCGTGTCATCGTCGCCTACGACGCGCCCGAGTCCAGCCCGCGCCGACCACTCAGCGACGGCTTCGAACTCATCAGCATCGCAGCCATCGACATGGCCGCGGTGGCCAGCTTCCACCTCGACGAGGAAGCCGTCTGGGACGAAGCCGTGGAGCTCGGCCGGACCGATGGTGCCGCAGCGGCAGAGAGCCTCCTCGGTGAGTCGGATCTGCTGTGGTACGACGCAACGGAACTCGACCACCTCCTCGGCGACAGGAGCTGAGCCGGCCGCGGTCCTCAGGGAGTGCGGTCCTCAGAGAGTCTCGAAGCGGCGGAGGCGCTCGCTCAGTCGCTTGTCCAGGATCGGGACCACTGCCTGTTCGATCATCGCCCCGAACATCGGGATCGATGAGCTGATCTCGGCGTGCGCTGTCAGCTTCGTCTGAGAACCCACCTGGTGGAGTTCGATCACAGCGTCGATCTCCACAGGGACCCCCGCTGCGCGCGCGGACATTCGGATCTCGGCGTCATCGCCCAAGACGTCCCCGGGGATCATGTAGACCTCGACGAGCTCGGTCTCGTTCGGCAGCCGGGAAGCCAAGGCGGACGGCAGGTCCGATTTGGGCATCGGCGTCCGCACGGTCATCTCCGTGTCGGGATCGATGTGCTCCGAGCTGGCCTCGGATCCGAGTTTCTCCCAGACTTCGCAATCGGCGAGTGTGGCCAGAAACGTCTGCAGGTCGACCGAATAGTCGTGGCTGAGGGTCAGAGTTCGCATAGCTCCAGTTTGCCAGCGAATGAACGCTACACCACACCCGACCCCTCGGCGTGCCTTTCTCGATATTTGAGCATAGTGTGGGGGATGGCGGTTCGAGGACGTGCCGCTTGACGAATGCTCGGTGATCATAGAGGTGACACAGTGACTCAGGTCTCAATTTCGGACGTTGCAGAAGAGTGGAGGAAGCTGAGAGGGCAGAGTGCCCCCGAGAACTTCCTCGATGCGTACTATCCGCGATTCGAATCAGGGGCGAGCGACCCCGAGGCCTATGCCGCGGCAGCTGCCCGACACTTCGCCGTCGGCACCGAATACGACGGACAGACCCCGGCGATAGCGATCTACAATCCCGCGCCCGACTCTCCTGAGTTCCGTGACAACCACACGGTCGTCGCGCTCGTCCTGGCCGATATGCCGCATCTGGTGTCTTCGATCGTCAGCGATCTGGCTGCCAGCGGTCGCGCCATCCGCCGCGTCCATCACCCGATCATCACCGTCTCCGGTTCCGGGGCAGGCGAATCGATCGTGTCCCCGGCCGAGGCGCCCGCACTGACTGCCGATACGGCGAGTCTCCCACTGGTCTCCGAGTCACCGTCCCCGCAGTCCTCGGAAGCCCTGCAGCAGCAGTCGTGGATCCGTCTCGAAATCGACCGGATCCCCGAAGACGACTTCCCCGAGTTCGAGAAGCGGCTGCGTGAAGTTCTCGACTATGTCGCCGCGGCCGCTCGTGATGCCCAGGCGATGGCGCGCAAGGCCAAGGACATCGCAGCCGAACTCACCGCTCACGCCCCACGGCCCGAGCTGTCCTCGGAGGCCGAAGCCGCGGCGTCCCTGCTCGACTGGCTCGACGGCCACTTCACCTTCCTCGGCTACCGCGAATACGACTACACCCACGATGCTGAGCACAGCAGCCTCGAGCCCATCGAGGACACTTCCTTGGGCATCTCCGCTCTGCGTCCCCTCGTGAAGTCTCCGCTCAGCCGTGCGGTGGCCGAGAAGGCGCTCGAACCGCACGTGCTGGTGCTGACGAAGGCGAACTCCCGCTCACGCGTCATCCGCTCCTCGTTCATGGACTACATCGGGGTGAAGACCTTCGACGCCGCGGGCGAGATCGTCGGCGAACGTCGCTTCGTCGGCGTATTCAAACCCGAGTTCTACAACGACAGCGTCCTCAACATCCCGGTCATCGACCGGAAGGTGGCGAAGATCCTCTCCGCCAGCGGCTTCCCCGCCGGCTCGCACTCGGCCAATGAACTCCTCGGCGTGCTCGAGAACTACCCTCGCGAGGATCTCCTCCACGAGGACACCGAGGAGATCTTCGACGTGGTCATGGAGATCGTCGATATGCAGGAGAGGCGGGAGTCGCGGGTCTTCGTCCGCGCCGACCCCTACCAGCGCTTCGTCTCCGTCATCCTCTACCTGCCCCGCGACCTCTACAACACGGACGCCCGCGTGCGTGTGCAGGAGGTTCTGCGCGAGTTCTACAACGCCGACAGCGTCGACTTCGACGTGCTGCTGAGCGAATCGGCGCTGGCCCGCATCCACTTCGTCGCCCGCGTCGCCCGCGATTCCGAACTTCCCCAGATCAGCGCCGAGGAGGTCGAGGCCCGCATTGTCGGTGCCGTCCGCTCCTGGTCCGAGGACGTCCATGCCTTCCTCATCCCCGCCGAACACGGCGACAGCGGGACGACGCATGCCCGCGCCGACCTGTGGTCGAAGGCGTTCCCTCCCAGCTACGGTGAGCATCACACCCCCGCCGAGGCGGTCGCCGACGTGGCCAGGTTCGAAGCCCTGGACTCAGGGCAGGGTCCGGCAGTGCGCCTGTACCGTCCCGATCGATCGGCCGACGCCTCCGTGCGTCTCGTCCTCTACCGCTGCGAACGGGTCGGCCTGTCCGAAGTGCTGCCCTACCTCACGGCCTTCGGCGCGACCGTCGTCGACGAGCGTCCGCACGAACTCGACCTCGCCGACGGCAGCCACCGTTACATCTACGACTTCGGCCTCAGCTTCGCAGACGAGCTCGGCGATGACGACTGTGAACGCGTCTCGGATGCATTCATGGCCGGCTGGGAAGGCAAGAAGGAGGCCGGTGTCTTCGACCGCCTCGTCGTCACCGGTCTGTCCTGGCCGCATGTGACGATCATCCGCGCACTGGGCAAGTATCTGCGCCAGGCCGGGTTCACCTACTCCGACGCCTATGTCGGCGAGGTCTACAGCGATCACCCGGAGATCTCGAAGCAGCTCGTCGAGTACTTCGCCGCGAAGTTCGACCCGGCCGCAGACGACGCCGGTCGCGATGATGCGGTGGCGAACCTTGACGAAGCGATCGAATCCGCTCTGTCCGAGGTCGCGAGCCTCGACGCCGACAGGGTGCTGCGCTCCTCGCTCGAACTGCTGAGAGCGACCCTGCGCACGAACTACTACATCAATGAGTCCGGTGAGCTGCCGACTGCTCTCGTCCTGAAGATCCGGCCCACGGAACTCAGCTTCGTGCCCAAACCCAAGCCAGCTCTGGAGATGTGGGTGTATTCGCCGCAGGTCGAAGGCGTGCACCTGCGCTTCGGCACCGTCGCCCGCGGCGGTCTGCGCTGGTCGGACCGTCGCGATGACTTCCGCACCGAGGTCCTCGGTCTCGTCAAGGCGCAGATGGTCAAGAACGCCCTCATCGTGCCCACCGGCGCCAAGGGCGGGTTCTTCCCCAAGCAGCTGCCGCCGATGAGCGAGCGGGACGCGTGGATGGCGGCTGGTCAGGCTGCCTACGAAGTGTTCATCGAAAGCATGCTCGAGGTCACCGACGACCTCACCTACGGTGCTGATGACTCCTCGGTCGTCGTCCACCCCGACCGTGTGGTCCGCCACGACGGTGACGACTACTACCTCGTCGTCGCCGCCGACAAGGGCACCGCACGCTTCTCGGATGTGGCCAATGCGATCGCCGAACGCCGCGGATTCTGGCTCGG belongs to Brevibacterium spongiae and includes:
- a CDS encoding helix-turn-helix domain-containing protein, giving the protein MRKDCLITDEQARAAIDLFDKGHGYAATATKLDVHKPTLKLLHDRWLVRGTISVMEPHQPRRIPAETKIATAKRYLDGEHKVVLAQELGLASSRTVVDWAKKYRDKGEDAFVTPPPAKGKTARIRALDNGQDPDADPAPSKPDLMAKKTHVEDISLAEYRQLQDRLLRAEAENAYLKKLRALRQKGQL
- a CDS encoding winged helix-turn-helix domain-containing protein — translated: MQKMTRAQARRTAIAATGLDRPRPERVTARHLKSVFETMGLTQIDSVARVVRSHYLPFFSRLGPYPRETLDRLFYRSPRMGVEYWAHAAAFVPPQTWKHFAGSRTEWWRNDYGQRHPESGPAFRELQAAVLEVLAERPKTAREVGELVDHDLPERHRGHWGWNPSQVKLALEALFAGGIVSSAGRNDHFERIYALTHQVSPDLPETPLAFGAADEPQLGLDPAAPRHRGVSGVDNDVLALTRTAARALGIARPDDIADYFRQLRAPTDAAITELLATGELRDVEVDGVPALRWHAARTPRTVKARALLAPFDPLVFHRPRLEWLFDFHYRIEIYTPAPKRVHGYYVTPFLLGDRIVGRVDLHRDRAAGILRAHRVTWEPGEEHTEELLAELSTMAGWLGLTGVDLEGTHLPLS
- the secA gene encoding preprotein translocase subunit SecA encodes the protein MANFLEKLLRTGEGRTLKKLRRYTDAINALSDEFSEMTDTELREETGRFKERYKDGESLDSLLPEAFATVREASSRTLGLRHFDVQLMGGAALHMGNIAEMKTGEGKTLVATAPAYLNALTGDPVHIITVNDYLATYQSELMGRVFRFLGMETGCIQANMPSDLRRKQYAADITYGTNNEFGFDYLRDNMAWSADELVQRGHAFAIVDEVDSILIDEARTPLIISGPAEGDSNRWYGEFAKVVKRLKTDRDYEVDEKKRTVGVLEPGIERVEDYLGIGNLYDAENTPLISFLNNAIRAKELFKKDKDYVVLDGEVLIVDEHTGRVLKGRRYNEGLHQAIEAKEGVKVQAENQTLATITLQNFFRLYDKLSGMTGTAETEAAEFMSTYKLGVVPIPTNKPMQRVDQSDFVYKNEVAKFAAVVDDIVERHESGQPVLVGTTSVEKSEYLSKHLAKRGVKHEVLNAKNHAREASIVAMAGRKGSVTVATNMAGRGTDIMLGGNAEFLAVAEMEKRGLDPVENEDQYEAEWQDVLKDAEKKVKADAEEVVELGGLYVLGTERHESRRIDNQLRGRSGRQGDPGESRFYLSLTDDLMRLFGSGAAERIMATANVPDDVPLESKMVSRAILSAQSQIEQRNAEQRKNVLKYDDVLNRQRTVIYDERRRVLDGADLEEQVANFREEVIDAYVAEATTGPVEDWQIDELFEALDKIYTPSITSEDLAEELGGLGNLTKNRLNQEIQSDIAVFYSQREEELGEDATRELERRVVLSVIDKRWREHLYEMDYLKNGIGLRAMAQKDPLVEYQREGFEMFKTMQDGIKEDVVRLTNTLQVQVSSSAAESGEDSEVEVDAEELRHTTPKMQLSAPSEDGSSSISESEDDDEPAPANRAQRRAKKKARN
- a CDS encoding Rv3235 family protein, whose translation is MTAPLILTRPQAPTTPPRRRATPLSTSSAGPSATARVIGLSGEAADERQRIAATAASLAVACLEVLSGVRRSDTIARWVDPELLAKIDHRAQLRAEVAPRRPASELGSQRAVQPGRTQVCRVSSGVAEVTVIVRTPNRIRAVAVRLELLTTRWTLTALQTM
- a CDS encoding LysM peptidoglycan-binding domain-containing protein gives rise to the protein MYLLIACAGSWLVLLGSFGAAWAQLPQPWTTSDLVVIAVIGTAVLAFSRLGLVSLLALLLRLLPSGRLRSRLAGCVLRVTPRLLASSVLAVASTGVALQAVHAVPVSDVDGTTAAHSEVLRPVAVAPADPGWPTLEDDAPSGSGLPDPAWPTEPPPGEPPPEDASDPPKHDQREPDDDHAGAPENPDSAESHPDPAVPPNTVHVVEDGESLWSIAASLAESPDDTPQLVDEVYTANREIIGPDPSLIIAGQRLEIQP
- a CDS encoding helix-turn-helix domain-containing protein — its product is MVVESRFLPLTDVAELLNVSIAQARALVRSGDLRAIKVGGRGQWRVEKSEIEAYIQRMYERTEYQIKTGSIED